Proteins encoded together in one Deltaproteobacteria bacterium window:
- the mutL gene encoding DNA mismatch repair endonuclease MutL gives MAPVRSPIAVLPPALQNQIAAGEVVERPSSVVKELIENSLDAGADIVRVELEGGGRTLIMVQDNGHGMSDEELPLALTRHATSKISDLNGLSHVSSFGFRGEALPSIASVSNCTLTSRTLGTDNAFFVRVVNGKTIGRGPAALAAGTRVEVRDLFSVVPARLNFLKTEATENRRCADIFSRLALAALEVDFELLQSGRQVLHYHKGQCLLERLRILWPPTIVQSLLEVEHRDEKISVNGFCGSPSTAQPRPDRVLFFVNKRPVQDRLLLKSLREAYRGFLLRNEHPQAVLFLKLPPEAVDVNAHPAKAEVRFRDEKSIFSGCYHAVRNALERGANLGSPHVETDHGTPSGPLLPVQIYTTAPPVDHKPGFVGKKFQAFQETAAMFASSRRPADSGLHVRSDEGGSQKQESSGISRPLDLGRESIYLGQVDRTYLIISEPDALLIVDQHAAHERILYHSMRSGPVEKRLLAMPRPLDLHPTELEELDRICPELARAGFDFAREENDRTVLLAVPAWLSPSEASEALRALLIGQSRTLDEMLVSLSCRRAVKAGDLLGPEDAAHLLEQWGKCPDRFHCPHGRPTAIRLGRTELDRLFKRSA, from the coding sequence ATGGCACCTGTCAGATCGCCCATAGCCGTTCTTCCCCCGGCCCTGCAGAACCAGATCGCGGCCGGTGAAGTCGTTGAGCGCCCCTCCAGCGTAGTCAAGGAACTTATCGAAAATAGCCTGGATGCTGGCGCCGACATCGTCCGGGTCGAGCTCGAAGGCGGCGGCCGGACCTTGATAATGGTCCAGGACAACGGCCACGGCATGTCCGATGAGGAACTCCCCCTGGCCCTGACCAGACACGCCACCAGCAAGATATCGGATCTGAATGGGCTGTCGCATGTTTCGAGCTTCGGGTTCCGGGGTGAGGCTCTGCCGAGCATCGCCTCGGTTTCGAACTGCACGCTGACGTCCCGGACACTTGGAACCGACAACGCCTTTTTCGTCCGGGTGGTCAACGGGAAAACCATCGGCCGGGGCCCGGCCGCCCTGGCCGCAGGCACCCGAGTCGAAGTCCGGGATCTGTTCTCCGTCGTCCCGGCCCGCCTCAACTTTCTCAAGACCGAGGCCACCGAGAACCGTCGTTGCGCCGACATCTTTTCACGCTTGGCCCTAGCCGCCCTGGAAGTCGACTTCGAGCTCCTCCAATCGGGCCGCCAGGTCCTGCACTATCATAAAGGTCAGTGTCTGCTTGAGAGGCTGCGGATTCTTTGGCCCCCGACCATCGTCCAGAGTCTTCTCGAGGTCGAGCATCGAGACGAAAAAATCTCCGTCAACGGATTCTGCGGTTCCCCGTCTACGGCCCAACCCAGACCGGATCGCGTCCTTTTTTTTGTCAACAAGCGCCCGGTCCAGGACCGTCTGCTTCTCAAGTCCCTGCGCGAAGCCTACCGAGGATTTCTGCTCCGAAACGAGCACCCCCAGGCAGTTCTCTTTCTTAAGCTCCCCCCGGAGGCCGTCGACGTCAACGCCCACCCGGCCAAGGCTGAAGTCCGGTTCAGAGATGAAAAATCCATTTTTTCCGGCTGCTACCACGCCGTTCGCAACGCCCTCGAACGGGGAGCGAATCTTGGTTCCCCACACGTCGAAACCGATCACGGAACACCCTCTGGCCCGCTTCTGCCCGTTCAGATCTATACAACTGCACCCCCTGTCGATCACAAACCAGGCTTCGTCGGCAAAAAATTCCAGGCATTCCAAGAAACTGCGGCCATGTTCGCATCAAGCCGTCGACCTGCCGATAGCGGGCTTCATGTTCGCTCTGACGAAGGTGGTTCCCAAAAACAGGAGTCTTCTGGTATCTCCAGGCCTTTGGACCTTGGTCGGGAGTCCATCTATCTGGGGCAGGTGGATCGGACCTACCTGATCATCTCCGAACCCGACGCCCTGCTCATCGTTGACCAACACGCTGCGCACGAGCGCATTCTCTATCACTCCATGCGCTCCGGCCCTGTCGAGAAGCGCCTTCTGGCCATGCCCCGGCCCCTCGATCTGCACCCGACAGAACTGGAGGAATTGGACCGAATTTGTCCCGAATTGGCCCGGGCCGGCTTCGACTTTGCCAGGGAAGAAAACGACCGTACCGTTCTCCTGGCCGTACCGGCCTGGCTTTCACCCTCGGAAGCCTCAGAAGCCCTGAGGGCCTTGCTGATCGGGCAGAGCCGGACCCTGGACGAAATGCTTGTTTCACTGTCCTGCCGAAGGGCTGTCAAGGCAGGCGATCTGCTCGGGCCGGAAGACGCCGCCCATCTCCTCGAACAATGGGGGAAATGCCCCGATCGCTTCCACTGCCCACACGGCAGGCCCACGGCCATACGCCTTGGCCGCACCGAGCTTGACAGGCTCTTTAAACGTTCAGCATGA
- a CDS encoding menaquinol oxidoreductase encodes MLEKALTGGKIYWGWLSLLLVLMAVGGLCYWQQLTQGLTITGMSRDVSWGFYIAQFTFLVGVAASAVMLVIPKYLHHYQKFGKILILGEFNAVAMVILCLLFIVADLGSPQRLMNVILHPTPNSILFWDMVVLNGYLFINILVGWVTLQAERKEVAPPNWIKFFIYLSIPWAVSIHTVTAFLYAGLPGRGYWLTAVLAARFLASAFAAGPAFLILVTYIAKIFTKFDPGKDVLAVLGKTVVYAMSVNIFLFLCEVFTVTYSQIPSHMAHLQYLFFGYHGHGVLVPWMWTAMIMGLSGILILLVPKNRKSDNMLIIGCILVFIGAWIDKGLGMIGGGFVPNPLHEVTEYVPTALELGVSLGIYATGFLVLTVMYKVAIGVKQEVEA; translated from the coding sequence ATGCTTGAGAAGGCACTTACAGGCGGAAAAATTTACTGGGGCTGGTTGTCCCTCCTGCTGGTTCTGATGGCCGTGGGCGGTCTGTGCTACTGGCAGCAGCTCACCCAGGGACTGACCATCACCGGCATGAGCAGGGACGTGTCCTGGGGCTTCTACATCGCCCAGTTCACCTTTTTGGTCGGCGTGGCCGCCTCGGCGGTCATGCTGGTCATTCCAAAATACCTTCATCACTACCAGAAATTTGGCAAGATTCTAATCCTTGGGGAATTCAACGCAGTGGCCATGGTCATTCTCTGCCTTTTGTTCATCGTGGCGGACCTGGGTTCTCCTCAGCGACTGATGAACGTGATCCTGCATCCGACGCCCAACTCTATCCTGTTCTGGGACATGGTCGTGCTGAACGGATATCTTTTTATCAACATCCTTGTAGGATGGGTAACTCTGCAGGCCGAACGCAAGGAAGTGGCTCCGCCGAACTGGATCAAGTTTTTCATCTATCTGTCCATTCCCTGGGCGGTCAGCATCCACACGGTCACAGCTTTTCTGTATGCCGGTCTTCCCGGCCGCGGGTACTGGCTGACGGCTGTCCTGGCGGCCCGCTTCCTGGCTTCAGCTTTTGCCGCCGGCCCAGCTTTCCTTATTCTGGTGACCTACATCGCCAAGATTTTCACCAAGTTTGATCCGGGCAAGGACGTTCTGGCTGTGCTGGGCAAGACCGTTGTCTACGCTATGAGCGTCAACATCTTCCTATTTCTGTGTGAAGTCTTCACAGTGACTTACAGCCAGATACCGTCGCACATGGCCCACCTCCAGTACCTGTTTTTCGGGTACCACGGACACGGCGTTTTGGTGCCCTGGATGTGGACGGCCATGATCATGGGCCTGTCGGGCATACTCATCCTTCTGGTCCCCAAGAACCGTAAGAGCGACAACATGCTGATCATTGGCTGTATCCTGGTCTTTATCGGGGCGTGGATCGACAAGGGCCTGGGCATGATTGGGGGCGGATTCGTTCCCAACCCTCTGCACGAGGTAACCGAGTATGTGCCAACGGCCCTTGAACTGGGAGTCTCTCTCGGAATCTACGCCACGGGATTCCTGGTCCTTACGGTCATGTACAAGGTGGCCATAGGGGTCAAGCAGGAAGTGGAAGCCTAA
- a CDS encoding 4Fe-4S dicluster domain-containing protein, translated as MNTNRRSLLKFAGLAVLGWSVKPALTVFAAGGAGPREAILFASRHGAPTGEKALKAGRWAMVIDTSKMTPEIQKKCIEVCHKTHNVPSIPTKQEIKWLWTAQFSDVFAEQSHPYLEKLTKRPTLTLCNHCDNPPCVRVCPTKATFQREDGIVMMDFHRCIGCRYCMAACPYGSRSFNFQDPRPFIENIDMEFPTRTKGVVEKCEFCAERLAEGHLPACVEVSEGAMAFGDLDDPGSDVRKLLGARYSIRRKPELGTEPCVYYLI; from the coding sequence ATGAACACCAACCGTAGAAGTCTGCTCAAGTTCGCCGGCCTGGCCGTCCTCGGCTGGAGCGTCAAGCCGGCTCTGACCGTTTTTGCCGCAGGTGGTGCAGGGCCCAGGGAGGCGATTCTTTTCGCTTCCAGGCATGGGGCCCCCACGGGCGAAAAGGCCCTCAAGGCCGGGCGGTGGGCCATGGTCATCGATACGAGCAAGATGACCCCGGAGATTCAGAAGAAGTGCATCGAGGTCTGTCACAAGACCCATAATGTGCCCAGCATACCCACCAAGCAGGAGATCAAGTGGCTTTGGACGGCTCAGTTCAGCGACGTGTTCGCCGAGCAGAGTCATCCTTATCTCGAAAAGTTGACCAAGAGGCCGACGCTGACCCTCTGCAACCATTGCGACAACCCGCCTTGTGTGCGGGTCTGCCCGACCAAGGCCACGTTCCAGCGGGAAGACGGCATCGTCATGATGGACTTTCATCGCTGTATCGGCTGTCGGTACTGCATGGCGGCCTGTCCCTACGGGTCCAGGAGCTTCAATTTCCAGGACCCCAGGCCGTTCATCGAGAATATCGACATGGAGTTCCCCACTAGAACAAAGGGCGTGGTGGAAAAATGCGAGTTTTGCGCCGAGCGATTGGCCGAGGGACATCTTCCGGCCTGTGTCGAGGTGTCCGAAGGGGCCATGGCCTTTGGTGATCTCGACGATCCCGGGTCCGATGTCAGGAAACTTCTTGGGGCTAGGTACTCCATCAGGCGTAAGCCTGAACTTGGGACCGAGCCCTGTGTCTACTATCTGATCTAG
- a CDS encoding menaquinol oxidoreductase, with protein MKALYSLFLVFALVLIALLGAGAAGWQYAFGVVIPYVAAVVFVVGFCLRVVKWARSPVPFRIPTTCGQQKSLPWIPQAKIENPSSTGGVIVRMLLEILFFRSLFRNTKVEMYDGPKVRYTSSKWLWLGGLAFHYAFLVVFLRHMRLFTEPIPWPIGMLETLDTILQIGAPTLYMSDLVLVAAASYLFLRRVVVPQIRFISQAADYFPLFLILAIALSGISMRYFTKVSIIDVKVLTMGLVTFHPVIPDGIGPIFFVHLFLVSVLLVYFPLSKLMHMGGVFMSPTRNLANTNRAVRHVNPWKFENVHYHTYDEYEDEFREKMIEADLPVDKEGPESAEEGASNV; from the coding sequence ATGAAAGCACTCTACTCCCTCTTCCTGGTCTTCGCACTTGTCCTGATCGCGCTGCTAGGGGCAGGGGCGGCTGGGTGGCAGTACGCGTTCGGGGTGGTCATCCCCTACGTTGCCGCTGTCGTGTTCGTGGTCGGTTTCTGCCTCAGGGTGGTCAAATGGGCCCGGTCTCCCGTTCCGTTCCGCATTCCAACAACGTGCGGCCAGCAGAAGTCCCTGCCCTGGATTCCCCAGGCCAAGATCGAAAACCCCTCTTCGACCGGGGGAGTCATCGTCAGGATGCTGCTGGAAATCCTCTTCTTCCGCTCTCTGTTCCGGAACACCAAGGTCGAAATGTATGACGGCCCCAAGGTCCGCTACACGTCCAGCAAGTGGCTCTGGCTCGGCGGTCTGGCCTTTCACTATGCCTTCCTGGTCGTATTCCTTCGCCATATGCGGCTTTTTACCGAGCCGATCCCGTGGCCCATCGGAATGCTGGAGACCCTGGACACCATTCTTCAGATCGGCGCTCCGACGCTCTATATGTCGGACCTCGTTCTTGTGGCCGCGGCGTCCTATCTCTTTCTGCGACGGGTGGTCGTCCCCCAAATCCGTTTCATCTCTCAGGCCGCCGACTACTTTCCGCTGTTCCTCATTCTGGCCATCGCCTTGAGCGGGATCTCCATGCGGTACTTCACCAAGGTGAGCATCATCGACGTGAAGGTCCTGACGATGGGCCTGGTCACTTTCCATCCGGTAATTCCTGATGGCATCGGGCCGATTTTCTTCGTACACCTCTTCCTGGTTTCGGTACTTCTCGTGTACTTCCCTCTGAGCAAGCTCATGCACATGGGCGGAGTGTTCATGAGTCCGACCAGGAACTTGGCCAATACCAACCGCGCCGTGCGCCACGTCAATCCCTGGAAGTTCGAGAATGTCCACTATCACACCTATGACGAGTACGAGGACGAATTCCGGGAGAAGATGATCGAGGCCGACCTGCCAGTGGACAAGGAAGGACCTGAATCTGCGGAAGAAGGAGCGAGCAATGTCTAA
- a CDS encoding (Fe-S)-binding protein has product MSNLPRPDDLAKRVHYEPPSKDWMDLPTDIKPGRYCYASNPASVEYVGLPNARPWNPLEEDWKLPENWQEIILNGMRERLDKYRTFKVFMDICVRCGACADKCHYFIGSGDPRNMPVLRAELLRSVYRGEFTKAGKILGRFAGARKLTLDVLKEWWYYFFQCSECRRCSVFCPYGIDTAEITILGRELLNLVGLNIDWIATPVANCYRTGNHLGIQPHAFKDMLEFFCDDIEEITGIRPEPSFNKKGVDILFVTPSGDVFADPGTYTCMGYLMLFEYLKREYGLEVTWSTYASEGGNFGFFTSHETMKRLNSKMYMEAERLGAKWILGGECGHMWRVINQYMDTLNGPDFQKGHMITPYNPITGTTFHNAASTKMVHIAEFTADLIKHGKLNLDKSRNSNICLTWHDSCNPARGMGLLEEPRYVARAVVDKFYDMPENTIREQTFCCGGGAGLNAGENDELRMMGGLPRANAVRYVHEKHGVNMLGCVCAIDRAVFPPLMEYWCPEVQVCGLHELVANALVFPGESERETDLRGEPLPGKEDE; this is encoded by the coding sequence ATGTCTAATCTGCCTCGGCCAGATGATCTGGCAAAAAGAGTCCATTACGAACCGCCGTCCAAGGACTGGATGGACCTTCCAACGGATATCAAGCCAGGCCGGTATTGCTACGCCTCGAACCCGGCCAGCGTCGAGTATGTTGGACTGCCCAATGCGCGACCCTGGAACCCTCTGGAGGAAGACTGGAAGCTGCCCGAGAACTGGCAGGAGATCATCCTGAACGGCATGCGCGAGCGTCTGGACAAGTATCGGACCTTCAAGGTGTTCATGGACATCTGTGTGCGATGCGGAGCCTGCGCCGACAAATGTCATTATTTCATCGGTTCCGGCGATCCCAGAAACATGCCCGTGCTTCGTGCGGAACTGCTGCGGTCTGTGTACCGGGGCGAGTTCACCAAGGCCGGAAAGATCCTAGGCCGCTTTGCCGGGGCACGGAAGCTGACTCTCGATGTTCTCAAGGAGTGGTGGTATTATTTCTTTCAATGCTCGGAGTGCCGACGCTGTTCAGTGTTTTGCCCCTACGGGATCGACACGGCCGAGATCACCATTCTTGGCCGGGAACTTTTGAATCTTGTCGGTCTGAACATCGACTGGATCGCCACTCCGGTGGCCAACTGCTACCGAACCGGTAACCATTTGGGCATCCAGCCTCACGCCTTCAAGGACATGCTTGAATTCTTCTGCGACGACATTGAGGAGATCACCGGCATCAGACCCGAGCCGAGCTTCAACAAGAAGGGCGTTGACATTTTGTTCGTGACTCCCTCGGGAGACGTCTTCGCCGATCCCGGCACCTACACCTGCATGGGCTATCTGATGCTTTTCGAGTATCTGAAGCGTGAGTACGGGCTTGAAGTTACCTGGTCTACCTACGCATCCGAGGGTGGCAACTTCGGGTTCTTCACCTCCCACGAGACCATGAAGCGCCTCAACTCCAAGATGTACATGGAGGCCGAACGCTTGGGGGCCAAGTGGATTCTGGGAGGGGAGTGCGGTCACATGTGGCGGGTCATCAACCAGTACATGGACACCCTGAATGGCCCGGACTTCCAAAAGGGCCATATGATCACACCCTACAATCCCATAACCGGGACGACCTTTCACAACGCCGCGTCCACAAAAATGGTCCATATTGCCGAGTTCACGGCCGACCTCATCAAGCACGGCAAGCTCAATCTGGACAAGAGTCGAAATTCGAACATCTGTCTGACTTGGCACGACTCGTGTAATCCGGCCCGGGGCATGGGCCTTCTCGAGGAACCCCGCTATGTGGCCAGGGCCGTGGTGGATAAGTTCTACGACATGCCCGAGAACACCATCCGCGAACAGACCTTCTGCTGCGGCGGAGGCGCGGGTCTGAACGCCGGAGAGAACGACGAACTGCGGATGATGGGTGGCTTGCCCAGAGCCAATGCGGTCAGATATGTCCATGAGAAGCATGGGGTGAACATGCTCGGTTGCGTGTGCGCCATCGATCGGGCTGTATTCCCCCCCTTGATGGAGTATTGGTGCCCGGAAGTCCAGGTTTGTGGCCTTCACGAGCTCGTGGCCAATGCCCTGGTTTTTCCGGGTGAGTCCGAGCGTGAGACCGACCTCAGGGGCGAACCTCTGCCAGGGAAGGAGGACGAATAA
- a CDS encoding cytochrome C — MYDKGKVLAGLAVFVVFMTFPFWFNIGATPFKAPELAKPKDAKNCVESVEWMKTEHMQLLNDWRDMVVREGTHEYHSRFNGKEYLVSLSKTCMKCHDDKEKFCDKCHDSLAVSPYCWDCHVAPKGENQ; from the coding sequence ATGTACGACAAGGGTAAAGTGCTCGCCGGCCTGGCGGTATTCGTGGTCTTCATGACTTTTCCGTTCTGGTTTAACATTGGGGCGACCCCCTTCAAAGCCCCGGAGTTGGCCAAACCCAAGGACGCCAAAAATTGTGTCGAGTCGGTCGAGTGGATGAAGACCGAGCACATGCAACTCCTGAACGATTGGCGTGACATGGTCGTCCGCGAGGGTACCCATGAATACCATAGCCGGTTCAACGGCAAGGAGTACCTCGTCAGTCTGTCAAAGACCTGCATGAAATGTCACGACGACAAGGAGAAATTTTGCGACAAATGCCACGATTCGCTGGCCGTTTCTCCGTATTGCTGGGACTGCCACGTAGCGCCGAAGGGGGAGAATCAATGA
- a CDS encoding 4Fe-4S dicluster domain-containing protein codes for MGYEVSVDHEKCIGCGECVDVCPVEVYELQDGKAVPVNEEECLGCESCVEVCEQEAITVTEN; via the coding sequence ATGGGTTACGAAGTTTCCGTCGATCATGAAAAGTGCATTGGCTGTGGCGAGTGTGTGGATGTCTGCCCGGTAGAGGTTTACGAGCTTCAGGACGGCAAGGCCGTTCCAGTGAACGAAGAAGAGTGCCTCGGCTGCGAGTCATGCGTCGAGGTCTGCGAGCAGGAAGCCATCACCGTCACCGAAAATTAG
- a CDS encoding LPS-assembly protein LptD, translated as MPFSRPVLVTVLISILLAVRFVEASTFEGVDEEWRLLADTIRADRALGILEAEGNVVLFHGDDFLQADYARYYMGTRWVYLQGHVKAKWEGDYLEARTAEFDLENRLGWLKDGEVFMADPHMYFKGHQIRKTGQSTYSFVRATVTACDGASPAWSLECSSGNVTIDGYARIHEPKFRIKDRPVLYSPYLVVPVKTKRQSGFLLPEIGQSSRLGFQFNQPYYQVLDEETDLTAYANLMTRRGLMTGLEYRHTPDLRSKGLWKIDYLYDHVVAKTRGELDSQFQNDAPLLLRPHHNRYWLRNKYDGYLSDPRWKIKFDTDFVSDALYLREFKNGITGFNESRRTFLDQFGRDIADDDALERTSQFILSRNWSGFGLDARVKYTQNLRYFNDASELYPAEDNPTVQSLPEINFNTYKTALMDGPLEWQSQSQLVYFWREFGTTGTRLETSPSLSLPLSSDFGALIGTVGWRGTGYAVDRHQADPDNAELDPDRSFYSRSLPFAQAVASTSLFKVYDLGLSPEDPGQGRWTRMKHQLLPKLTYDLIPNETMDQRENPYFDEHDRIKPASNLTYSLTNTFTRRMDTRVGDASAEGNATTLAADYLDFLWIKIEQSFDFREADRTEETERYERRPFSDIMAQISCTPKRYLNLQSRTYFSPYLHRLTSHEHELRAFLPKGLGNVFCGLDFRDMADDEYPDKTNYRNPDTENGELGDLRQRILALGAVLDLSPAWRISTLYRADMEDGVDLEKRIDLLYRHQCYSWQLTAQETDYDTRFSIQVNLLNLGSVGN; from the coding sequence ATGCCCTTTTCAAGACCAGTCCTCGTAACTGTCCTCATCTCGATCTTGCTGGCCGTGCGATTCGTTGAGGCTTCGACCTTTGAAGGCGTTGACGAGGAGTGGCGACTTTTGGCCGACACCATCAGGGCCGATCGAGCCCTCGGCATCCTGGAGGCCGAGGGAAACGTCGTACTCTTCCACGGTGACGACTTCCTTCAAGCCGACTACGCCCGCTACTACATGGGCACTCGGTGGGTCTATCTGCAAGGCCATGTCAAGGCCAAGTGGGAAGGCGACTATCTCGAAGCCCGGACGGCCGAGTTCGACCTGGAAAACCGCTTGGGTTGGCTCAAGGATGGCGAGGTCTTCATGGCCGATCCCCACATGTACTTCAAAGGACATCAGATCAGGAAAACCGGACAGAGCACCTACTCCTTCGTCAGGGCCACGGTTACCGCCTGCGACGGCGCGTCTCCGGCCTGGTCCCTGGAATGCAGTTCAGGAAACGTGACCATCGACGGCTACGCCCGGATCCACGAACCAAAATTTCGAATCAAAGACCGGCCCGTTCTCTACTCCCCATACCTCGTCGTCCCGGTCAAGACCAAGCGACAGAGCGGCTTTCTCCTCCCTGAAATCGGCCAGAGCAGCAGGCTCGGCTTCCAGTTCAACCAACCCTATTATCAGGTTCTTGACGAAGAGACCGATCTCACGGCCTACGCCAACCTCATGACTAGGCGGGGCCTCATGACGGGCCTTGAATACCGCCACACCCCGGACCTCCGTTCTAAAGGCCTTTGGAAGATCGACTACCTCTACGACCATGTCGTGGCTAAGACCAGAGGCGAGCTCGACTCGCAGTTCCAAAACGACGCCCCGCTTCTTCTCAGGCCTCACCACAACCGTTACTGGCTAAGAAACAAGTACGACGGGTATCTGTCCGACCCCCGCTGGAAGATTAAGTTCGACACTGATTTCGTTTCCGACGCCCTCTACCTTCGGGAATTCAAGAACGGCATCACCGGCTTCAACGAGAGTCGTCGGACTTTTTTGGACCAGTTCGGTCGGGACATCGCCGACGACGACGCCCTGGAGCGCACCAGCCAGTTCATCCTCTCCCGCAACTGGTCCGGATTCGGCCTAGACGCCCGGGTCAAGTACACCCAGAACCTCAGGTATTTCAACGACGCCAGCGAACTCTATCCGGCCGAGGACAACCCCACGGTCCAGAGCCTGCCTGAAATAAATTTCAACACCTACAAAACGGCCCTCATGGATGGACCCCTGGAATGGCAGAGTCAGAGCCAGCTGGTCTATTTCTGGCGGGAATTCGGCACCACTGGGACAAGGCTCGAGACCAGCCCGAGTCTCAGTCTGCCCCTGAGCTCGGATTTCGGGGCACTGATTGGCACTGTCGGATGGCGGGGCACTGGGTACGCCGTCGACCGTCACCAAGCAGATCCAGACAATGCCGAACTCGACCCGGATCGAAGCTTTTATTCCCGCAGTCTGCCGTTCGCCCAGGCCGTGGCTTCGACCAGCCTCTTTAAGGTCTACGACCTGGGCCTTTCACCGGAGGATCCCGGTCAAGGGCGATGGACCAGGATGAAGCACCAACTCCTGCCCAAACTGACCTACGATCTGATCCCCAACGAAACCATGGATCAAAGGGAGAACCCCTATTTCGACGAACACGACCGGATCAAACCGGCCAGCAATCTGACCTATTCCCTAACCAACACCTTCACCCGAAGAATGGACACTCGAGTCGGAGACGCGTCGGCCGAAGGCAACGCCACCACCCTCGCGGCCGATTATCTGGACTTCCTCTGGATCAAGATCGAGCAGAGCTTCGATTTTCGGGAAGCCGACCGGACCGAGGAGACCGAACGCTACGAACGCCGCCCCTTTTCGGACATCATGGCCCAGATAAGCTGCACCCCCAAGCGGTACCTCAACCTCCAGAGCAGAACCTATTTTTCCCCGTACCTGCATCGCCTGACCAGCCATGAGCATGAACTCCGCGCCTTTCTCCCCAAGGGATTGGGCAATGTTTTCTGCGGACTGGACTTCCGTGACATGGCCGACGACGAGTATCCGGACAAGACCAACTACAGGAATCCGGACACCGAGAACGGCGAGTTGGGGGACCTCCGCCAGCGGATCCTGGCCCTTGGAGCCGTCCTGGACCTGAGCCCGGCCTGGCGGATATCCACCCTGTACCGGGCCGACATGGAAGATGGGGTCGATCTCGAAAAACGGATCGATCTTCTCTATCGGCATCAGTGCTACTCCTGGCAACTGACCGCCCAGGAAACCGATTACGACACTAGGTTCTCCATCCAAGTCAACCTCCTTAACCTCGGATCCGTCGGCAACTGA
- a CDS encoding YkgJ family cysteine cluster protein, whose amino-acid sequence MLSDCHDIIDRYKALQSRVDQIFVQVTQNHPSCVSCSLGCSDCCHAMFDVSLIEALHLNRAFAGLDEDRRQDILIRADKADRQAYKIKKQLFKKSEAGVSTEEILREAGEARIRCPLLSEDNSCELYDERPLTCRLYGVPMQIGADSRTCGMSGFVGGERYPAVNMDRLHDQLMEMSRDLAARIGSIYPELEKYLVPVSTALLTKYDAEYLGVQGQCDNDDETGTIPSADR is encoded by the coding sequence ATGCTCTCAGATTGTCATGATATTATCGACCGTTACAAGGCTCTGCAAAGTCGGGTCGATCAAATTTTCGTCCAGGTGACCCAGAATCACCCGAGTTGCGTTTCCTGTTCCCTGGGGTGCAGTGATTGTTGTCACGCCATGTTCGACGTGTCCCTGATCGAGGCCTTGCATCTCAACAGAGCCTTTGCTGGTCTCGATGAGGATAGAAGACAGGATATCCTGATTCGGGCCGATAAGGCCGACCGGCAAGCATACAAGATCAAGAAGCAATTGTTTAAGAAATCCGAAGCAGGGGTCTCCACCGAGGAGATTCTGCGCGAGGCCGGTGAGGCTAGGATCAGGTGTCCGCTCTTGTCCGAGGACAATTCCTGCGAATTGTACGACGAAAGACCATTGACCTGCCGACTGTACGGGGTGCCCATGCAGATAGGGGCCGATTCCAGAACCTGCGGGATGAGCGGGTTTGTCGGCGGAGAACGATACCCGGCCGTGAATATGGATCGGCTTCACGACCAACTTATGGAAATGAGCCGAGATCTAGCGGCCAGAATCGGGTCGATCTACCCGGAGCTTGAGAAATACTTGGTTCCGGTGTCCACGGCACTTTTGACCAAATACGACGCCGAATACCTCGGTGTTCAGGGTCAATGTGACAATGACGACGAAA